A region of Heliangelus exortis chromosome 4, bHelExo1.hap1, whole genome shotgun sequence DNA encodes the following proteins:
- the LOC139795977 gene encoding general transcription factor IIE subunit 1-like, translating to MEEPSAMAEVPAALKRLAKYTVRGFYGPEYSLALDILIRYPCVKEEDLLQLLKYDRRQLRTVLNTLRADKLVKLRVRVETGPEGKSTRHNYYYINYKVLVDVVKYKLDHVRRKIEADERDSTTRSSFKCPSCSSTYTDLEVNQLFDVFTETFRCTYCNTEVEEDASALPKHDARTLLAKFNEQIEPIFVLLRETEDIVLPYELLEPQPTEIPELSESFHQKVGSSVVEPCSQPEKWANRSSSFGNIYTQNLVIDVQDSESKKKTREKATKERPIWMSQSTVEGATTAANSSAELNAAEESLEETVTDNEIIKTLLIHESKSLSSTAQAPAVKRKLPELGCDESESVEAQHSRVGMKVPGSNFEQEEEQDTQGPILMVSGQPHSYGEIIENPELVSLMTNEEKETYVKVWQEMFQSVFE from the exons ATGGAAGAGCCAAGCGCCATGGCGGAGGTGCCGGCAGCCCTGAAGCGCCTGGCCAAGTACACAGTGCGTGGGTTCTACGGCCCAGAGTACTCCCTGGCTCTGGACATCCTGATCCGCTACCCCTGTGTCAAAGAGGAGGATTTGTTACAGCTGCTCAAGTACGACCGCAGGCAGCTCCGCACCGTCCTCAACACGCTCAGGGCCGACAAGCTGGTGAAGCTGCGGGTGCGCGTGGAGACGGGGCCTGAGGGGAAGAGCACGCGGCACAACTACTACTACATCAACTACAAGGTGCTGGTGGACGTGGTGAAGTACAAACTGGATCACGTGCGCCGGAAGATTGAAGCGGATGAGAGGGACTCGACTACCAGGTCCTCTTTTAAATGCCCGTCTTGCTCCAGCACTTACACAGACCTGGAGGTCAATCAGCTCTTTGATGTGTTTACGG AGACTTTTCGCTGCACTTACTGCAACACTGAGGTAGAGGAAGATGCCTCAGCACTTCCTAAGCACGATGCTCGAACCTTGCTGGCAAAATTCAATGAGCAGATTGAACCCATCTTTGTGCTGCTGCGGGAGACTGAAGATATAGTTCTGCCATACGAGTTGCTGGAGCCTCAGCCAACAGAAATACCAGAATTATCTGAAAG CTTTCATCAGAAGGTGGGTTCAAGTGTGGTGGAACCCTGCAGCCAACCTGAAAAATGGGCCAACAGAAGTTCCTCTTTTGGCAATATATATACCCAAAATTTAGTTATTGATGTCCAAGACTCTGAGtccaagaagaaaacaagagaaaaagcaacaaaagagAGACCTATCTGGATGTCACAGAGCACTGTGGAAGGAGCAACAACAGCTGCAAACAGTAGTGCTG AATTAAATGCTGCTGAAGAAAGTCTTGAAGAAactgtcactgataatgaaatCATTAAGACTCTTCTGATCCATGAATCCAAGTCATTATCTAGCACAGCCCAGGCTCCTGCTGTCAAAAGGAAACTCCCTGAATTAGGCTGTGATGAGAGTGAATCAGTAGAGGCTCAGCACTCAAGAGTGGGAATGAAAGTTCCAGGTAGCAATTTTGAACAAGAGGAGGAACAGGACACACAAGGTCCTATTTTAATGGTATCTGGTCAGCCTCATTCATATGGTGAAATTATTGAAAATCCAGAACTTGTGTCTCTTATGAcaaatgaagagaaagaaacttATGTAAAAGTCTGGCAAGAGATGTTCCAGTCTGTCTTTGAATAA